A window from Bacillota bacterium encodes these proteins:
- a CDS encoding nitrogenase component I subunit alpha, giving the protein MPLVKMKCDEKIPEREKHIYIHDPQDPVIPACNIKTIPGDMTERGCSFAGARGVIGGPISDVIAMVHAPVGCAWYTWGTRRNLSDLHAWTTPGRLTNTSFNRRYCVVTDMQEKDVVFGGIKKLKSSCLEAFRLFPEAKGMIIFTTCTTGLIGDDVQAVARQVEKEVGKPVFTSESPGCSGVSQSRGHHDFNIQFYRQVTALRERRPELKMREEEKTLYDICLIGEYNMDWDLQVIRPLFEKIGVRIVAVFSGNERIENLIKMIDVKLNVVHCQRSAEYIADMIKDGYDIPFIRVSLFGIEQTAEALRQTAAFFGLEERAEQVIAEETARVEKALAFYRKKLAGKRIAVYVGGPRVWHWVKLLEELGMEVIAGACTFAHEDDYEKINARIKGGVLIIDAPNEFEIEEMLGTLKPDLFLTGLKEKHLARKMGIPTVNSHSYEKGPYAGFAGMVNFARDIYQGIYAPVWRFQNGLSEIELKEDEAVCG; this is encoded by the coding sequence ATGCCGCTTGTAAAGATGAAGTGCGATGAAAAAATTCCCGAACGGGAGAAACACATCTACATTCATGACCCGCAAGATCCGGTCATCCCCGCGTGCAACATTAAAACAATTCCGGGGGATATGACCGAGCGGGGCTGCTCCTTTGCGGGCGCACGGGGCGTTATTGGGGGGCCGATCTCTGACGTCATCGCCATGGTGCACGCCCCGGTAGGGTGCGCCTGGTACACCTGGGGGACGCGGCGCAACCTTTCTGACCTCCACGCCTGGACTACACCGGGACGTCTTACCAATACCTCTTTTAACCGGCGGTACTGTGTGGTTACAGATATGCAGGAGAAGGATGTGGTATTCGGAGGGATAAAAAAGCTGAAGTCTTCCTGCCTGGAAGCCTTCCGCCTCTTTCCGGAGGCGAAGGGGATGATCATCTTTACTACCTGTACCACCGGTCTCATCGGAGATGACGTCCAGGCGGTGGCGCGCCAGGTAGAAAAAGAAGTGGGTAAGCCCGTCTTTACTTCGGAATCTCCCGGTTGTTCCGGGGTGAGCCAGTCAAGGGGCCACCACGACTTCAATATTCAGTTTTACCGCCAGGTAACCGCCTTGCGGGAGCGCCGCCCGGAGCTGAAGATGCGGGAAGAGGAAAAGACACTTTACGATATCTGCCTGATCGGTGAGTACAACATGGACTGGGATTTACAGGTGATACGTCCCCTGTTCGAAAAGATCGGTGTACGTATCGTGGCTGTTTTCTCAGGCAATGAGCGCATCGAGAACCTGATCAAAATGATTGACGTGAAGCTCAACGTTGTTCACTGTCAGCGTTCGGCCGAGTACATCGCAGACATGATTAAAGACGGATATGACATACCTTTTATCCGTGTTTCTCTTTTCGGTATTGAGCAGACGGCCGAAGCCTTGCGGCAGACAGCCGCCTTCTTCGGATTGGAGGAGCGAGCGGAGCAGGTCATCGCCGAAGAAACGGCACGGGTGGAAAAAGCCCTGGCGTTTTACCGCAAAAAGTTAGCCGGGAAGCGGATCGCCGTCTATGTGGGAGGACCTCGTGTCTGGCACTGGGTTAAACTTCTGGAGGAACTGGGCATGGAAGTTATCGCCGGCGCCTGCACCTTTGCCCACGAAGACGACTACGAAAAGATTAACGCCAGGATTAAGGGAGGCGTTCTGATTATCGATGCCCCGAATGAGTTCGAAATTGAGGAGATGCTGGGAACCCTCAAGCCCGACCTTTTCCTGACCGGGCTCAAAGAGAAGCACCTGGCCCGCAAGATGGGGATTCCGACGGTAAACTCGCACTCCTACGAGAAGGGGCCGTATGCGGGCTTTGCCGGGATGGTGAACTTCGCCCGTGACATTTACCAGGGTATTTATGCTCCGGTCTGGCGCTTTCAAAACGGCCTGTCGGAGATCGAGTTAAAGGAGGATGAGGCAGTATGCGGCTGA
- a CDS encoding P-II family nitrogen regulator has protein sequence MKEIIAIIRPNKMTRTREVLAALGFPALTAWRVLGRGKQKGLAGEVSFDVRPEVLKQEGGMKYIPKRLISLVVKDEDVPLVVYAIMKLNRTGQIGDGRIFVCPVDDAVRIRTQERSTTAIS, from the coding sequence GTGAAGGAGATAATAGCGATCATTCGGCCGAACAAGATGACCAGGACCAGGGAAGTCCTGGCTGCACTTGGATTTCCGGCCTTGACAGCCTGGAGGGTCCTGGGCCGGGGAAAGCAGAAGGGTCTGGCAGGGGAGGTATCCTTTGATGTCCGGCCGGAAGTGTTGAAACAGGAGGGGGGGATGAAGTACATCCCCAAGAGACTGATTTCTCTGGTTGTGAAAGATGAGGATGTGCCTCTGGTTGTTTATGCCATTATGAAACTGAACCGGACGGGTCAAATAGGTGATGGCCGCATTTTTGTCTGCCCGGTGGATGACGCTGTCCGAATCCGCACCCAAGAGCGGTCAACAACGGCAATTTCGTAA
- a CDS encoding P-II family nitrogen regulator codes for MKMVRAIVRPEKAEDVVDALAERGYVALTKMDVIGRGKQKGIHVGSVYYDELSKVMILIVVEEENVEDVVATISKAAYTGNFGDGKIFVSPVEEAYTVRTGSKGL; via the coding sequence ATGAAAATGGTTCGTGCGATTGTGCGGCCGGAAAAGGCTGAAGATGTGGTTGATGCCCTCGCCGAGAGGGGGTATGTGGCTCTTACGAAGATGGATGTTATCGGCCGCGGTAAGCAAAAGGGGATCCACGTGGGGAGTGTCTACTATGATGAACTGTCAAAAGTGATGATTTTGATTGTTGTGGAGGAGGAAAATGTTGAGGATGTTGTCGCGACCATCAGTAAAGCAGCATACACAGGCAACTTCGGCGACGGGAAGATCTTTGTCAGCCCGGTGGAGGAAGCCTACACGGTGAGGACAGGAAGTAAGGGATTATGA